The Ignavibacteria bacterium genome has a window encoding:
- a CDS encoding sulfite exporter TauE/SafE family protein yields MELIVIGIASFVASVLTLFSGFGLGTILLPVFSIFLPVETAIASTAIVHLLNNIFKLLLFGKYAERNVLFRFAPFAIVAAFVGAGVLLFLSSSSPLYAFQFFNVSANITSVKLVVAVVMLLFVFAEISPSFASKSFEKKYLPLGGILSGFFGGLSGHQGALRSMFLIRCELSKEEFVGTNVVIASLVDVVRLSVYGSGFSFSFFEKEISIFIVAICSAFLGVIIGAKFLKKITMNSIQKMVALCIILLAIALGVGVL; encoded by the coding sequence ATGGAACTCATTGTAATCGGAATTGCTTCCTTTGTTGCGTCGGTACTTACGCTATTTTCAGGTTTTGGATTAGGTACAATTCTCCTTCCTGTATTTTCAATTTTTCTTCCGGTAGAAACAGCAATTGCATCAACTGCAATCGTTCATTTACTGAATAATATTTTCAAATTGTTGTTGTTCGGAAAATATGCGGAGCGAAATGTGCTGTTTCGGTTTGCTCCGTTTGCCATTGTAGCCGCGTTTGTTGGCGCAGGTGTTTTGCTCTTTCTTTCATCATCGTCTCCGCTGTATGCGTTTCAATTTTTCAACGTATCGGCGAACATAACATCTGTGAAATTAGTTGTTGCAGTCGTGATGCTCCTCTTTGTGTTCGCCGAAATTTCTCCTTCATTCGCTTCAAAATCGTTTGAAAAAAAATATCTTCCGCTCGGAGGAATATTAAGCGGATTTTTTGGAGGATTATCCGGTCATCAGGGCGCACTCCGGAGTATGTTTCTTATACGTTGCGAACTTTCCAAAGAAGAGTTCGTTGGAACAAACGTCGTTATTGCTTCGCTCGTTGACGTTGTGCGATTGAGTGTTTATGGTTCAGGTTTTTCGTTTTCTTTTTTTGAAAAAGAAATTTCCATTTTCATCGTAGCAATTTGTTCTGCTTTTCTTGGCGTGATTATCGGAGCAAAATTTCTAAAGAAAATAACGATGAACAGTATTCAAAAAATGGTCGCGCTATGTATTATACTTCTCGCGATTGCTTTGGGAGTTGGAGT